A region of Moorena producens PAL-8-15-08-1 DNA encodes the following proteins:
- a CDS encoding 1-acyl-sn-glycerol-3-phosphate acyltransferase codes for MGINCSNIDEDRIPHKSAVVVVSNHRGFLDVPLLMVALGQRIPIACDHDMGQAPVMRVGSQADGLFLSIKTRI; via the coding sequence ATGGGAATAAATTGTTCCAATATCGATGAGGATCGCATTCCTCATAAATCTGCTGTTGTAGTAGTGAGTAACCATCGTGGCTTTCTAGATGTCCCGTTGTTGATGGTAGCCTTGGGGCAACGAATCCCCATTGCTTGTGATCATGACATGGGACAAGCACCAGTGATGCGGGTGGGTTCTCAAGCAGATGGGTTGTTTCTATCTATAAAAACCAGAATATAG